The Pyxidicoccus sp. MSG2 DNA segment CCGCCCTCGCCGCTCCGAAGGGAGAGGAGGCCGCCGTGCTCGAAGCGCTGCACTCGGGCTGCGAGTCCTTCCGCACCGGGAACGAGAGCCTCGCGGCCGAGTTCCTGGCCGACGGCTTCACCCTCACCGACACGTCCGGCAACATCACGACGCGCGAGGAGACCCTCACCGAGCTGCGCAACAAGGAGCCCCGCTACGAGGTCTTCCGCAACCACGACATGAAGGTGAGGCTCTACGGCGACACGGCGGTGGTGAACGGCACCACCTCCGTGAAGGGCGTGGCCGGTGGAAAGCCCTTCGCCGCAGAACTGCGCTTCACGGACACGCTCGTGAAGCGCAACGGCCGGTGGCGCATCGTCGCCAGCCACGTGTCCCCGATGCCGAAGCAGAAGGAGCAGAAGCAGGGCGAGGCAGCACCGGCCCCGCGCTGAGCCGCCCGCCCGCCCCCCCTCCCGTCGAGCCCGTGCCCACCACCGTCCTTCCTTCACGCCCCGCCAGGGGGTATTCAGCGTGGGAATGAAGGACGCCGAGACCTCCCCCGCCCTCCCGGAATCAGCAACGCCGGCCGCCCTGTCGCTGGACGAAGTCCGCCGGTGCACGCAGCTCCTGCAAGCCATGGCCGAGAACCGGCGTCTGGTGACGGAGCTCCCCGAGCCGGAGAAGATTGCCCTCCTGTCCGCCGCCACCCGCGTGGTGTTCCCGGACCGCCAGACGAAGTCGCGGCTCACGAAGACCCTGCGCAGGGAGCGCAAGCAGGCGAAGCAGACGCATGACCGGGAGGTCCGCGCCACGACGGAGATTCGCTCGCTGCGCCGGGCCGCCGTCTTCAACGTGCCCCTGCTCCCTCCCCCGCCCCCTACCGAAGGGCCGGAGCGGCTGCTGGCGGTGCCGCGCAAGTGCTACGTGTGCAAGGCGGAGTACCGGAAGCTGCACTTCTTCTACGACACCCTCTGCATCGAGTGCGCGGACTTCAACTACGCCAAGCGCACCCAGCGCGCGTCGCTGGACGGGAAGGTCGCGCTCATCACCGGCGCCCGCGTGAAGATTGGCTACCAGGCGTCGCTGATGCTGCTGCGCTCGGGCGCGCGCGTCATCGCCACCACCCGCTTCCCGCAGGACGCGGCGCAGCGCTACCTGCGCGAGCCCGACTTCGCGGAGTGGTCCCACCGGCTGCACATCCACGGGCTCGACCTGCGGCACGCCCCCAGCGTGGAGCTGTTCGCGCGGCACGTGGAGCAGACGCACCACCGGCTGGACATCCTCATCAACAACGCGGCGCAGACGGTGCGCCGTCCCCCCGGCTTCTATGAGCACCTGCTGGAGGGGGAGCTGCGCCGGATGGAGGAACTGCCAGAGGCGGCCCGCCCCCTGCTCGCGGGACACGCGGCGTGCATCGCGGCGCTGAACCCGGCGCTCGGCGCTGGCGGCGCGGACGCCCCGGCGCTCGCGCCCACCTGGCGCAGCAACGACCCGGCGATGGGCATCCACTCGTCCGCCGCGCTGTCCCTGCTGCCCTATACACAGGAGCAGGAGGGCGACACGCGCGCCCTCTTCCCCCAGGGGCGTCTGGACGCGGACCTGCAGCAGGTAGACCTGCGCGAGATGAACTCGTGGCGGATGAAGCTGGCGGAGGTGTCCACGGCGGAGATGCTGGAGGTCCACCTCATCAACGCGGTGGCGCCCTTCATCCTCTGCGGGAAGCTCAAGCCGCTGATGATGCGCGGGCGCACCACGCCCGGCCACATCGTCAACGTCTCCGCCATGGAGGGCAGCTTCTCGCGCGGGACGAAGACGGACAAGCACCCGCACACCAACATGGCGAAGGCCGCGCTGAACATGATGACGCTGACCTCCGCGCCCGACTACGCGAAGGACAACATCTTCATGAACGCCGTCGACACCGGCTGGGTCACCGACGAGGACCCGGCGCTGCACGCGGAGCGCAAGCAGCAGGACCTCGACTTCCAGCCGCCGCTGGACATCGTCGACGGCGCGGCCCGCGTGGTGGACCCGGTCATCTCCTCGGAGAACTCCGGCGAGTTCGTGTGGGGCAACTTCTTCAAGGACTACCGCCACACCGCGTGGTGAAGGCGGGCGTCTGCTCGCGCGGCCGGCGGCCGGCTTGCGACGCGGCCCGTTGAATGCTCCGCTTCGCCCCGCCGGGTCCTGCCCGGGCACAACCTCCACCCCTCGTAGCGTCCGCCCGGACCATGTCTCCACGCCCCCGTCATCCCCGGCCACTGCGCTGGCACCTGGTGAGGCTCGTGCTGGGCGCGCTGCTGCCCGTCGTCGCCTTCTCGTGCGGCCTCTTCTTCTTCCTGGCGCGCGCGGAGCGCCAGTCCTCCGAGCGACGGGTGCTCACCTCGGCGCGCTCGCTGGCGGAGGCGTTCGACAGCGAGACGGCCGGCTCGCTGCGCACGCTCCAGGCGCTGGCCGCCTCCTCGTCGCTGGACGCGGAAGACGTCCGGGGCTTCCGGGCGCAGTGCGAGCGGGTGCTTCAGACGCAGCACGGGTGGTTGACGCTCATCCTCACGTCCCCGGAGGACGTCCCGCTGCTGAACACGAGCGTCCCCGAGGGCAGCCCCATCCCTCCCGTCGCGGAGCCGGAGAGCCTCACCCGGGTGCGCGAGACGCTGCGCCCCCTGGTGGGAAACCTCGCCGTGGGACGAAGGTCCCGGCAACTGCTCGCCGTGCCGCTCCGCGTTCCCGTGGTGCGTGACGGGAAGCTGCGCTACGTGCTCACGGCCGTCCTCTCCGCCGACGCGCTCCGGGAGGTGGTGGCACGGCAGGCCTCGGACGACATCGAGTGGACGCGCACGCTGGTGGACATGCACGGCATCGTGGCCGCCCGCACCCGGGACCCGGCGCGCTTCGTGGGGCAGTCCGCGACGGACTCCTTCCTCCAGCGCACGCGCGCCGCGCACGAGGGCGTCTACGCCGACCACTCCATGGAGGGCGAGCCCGTCTATGCCGCGTTCAGCCACACCACGTCTGGCTGGACGGCCACCGTGGTCAGCCCGCGCCACGTGCTGGATGCCCCCGTGCGGCGCTCGCTGCTGGCAGGCGGACTGCTCGGACTGGCCATGCTGCTCTTGAGCGCCGCGGGGGCCTGGGCGCTGTCCCGGCGCATCGGCCGCTCCATCACCGACGCGGCGGACGCGGCGGACGCGCTCGCCAGCGGTGCGCCTCTGCGCGTGGACGCCTCGGACGTGCGCGAGCTGGCGCGGCTCAACGAGGCCCTGGTGCGCTCCGGGCACCTGCTGGAGGCGCAGGACCGCGAGCGCGAAGCCCACCTGGAGGTGGCCGAGGCCGCCCGGGCCGAGGCCATCGCCGCCACGCAGGCTAAGGACGCCTTCCTCGCCATGCTCGGCCACGAGCTGCGCAACCCGCTGGCCCCCATCGTCAGCTCGCTGGAGGTGCTGCGCCTGCGCGGGCTGGCGCAGACGCCCGAGCACGAGGTCATCCGCCGCCAGCTCGGCCACGTGGTGCGGCTGGTGGACGACCTGCTCGACCTGGCGCGAATCGTGCGCGGGCAGATGTCACTCCACCGCGCGCCGCTCGAGCTGTCCACGGTGGTGGGCCGCGCGGTGGAGGCGGTGACGCCGCTGCTCGAGCAGCGCCAGCATGTGCTCGACGTGGCGGTGCCCGCCGAGGGGTTGCCACTGCTGGGCGACGCGGACCGGCTCACGCAGGTGGTGACGAACCTGCTCACCAACGCGGCGAAGTACACGCCGCCCGGGGGACGGCTCCAGGTGCGCGCGGAGTCCGGCGCCGAGGAGGTCATCTTCACCGTCTCGGACAATGGCGAGGGAATTCCCCCCGAGCTGGCGGAGCGCATCTTCGCGCCCTTCGTGCAGGGGCCTCGCTCGGTGGACCGGGGCGCGGGCGGGCTGGGCATCGGCCTGGCGCTGGTGAGCAGCGTGGTGACGGCGCATGGCGGCCGCGTCTCCGTGCACAGCGAAGGGCCCGGCCTGGGGAGCACCTTCACCGTCTGGCTGCCACGCCACGCCGCGCCCCTGGAGGCGCCCGCCGAGCCGGCCCCGCTTCCGCGCCCGGCCGTGGAGCGCGCCCCGCTGCGCGTGCTGGTGGTGGACGACAACGTGGACGCGGCCGAGGCACTGGCCGACCTGCTGGAGATGTCCGGCTACACGGTGGCCATGGCGCATGACCACCGGCAGGCGCTGCAGCGGCTCGACGGCTTCACGCCCGACGTGGCCATCCTCGACATCGGCCTGCCGGAGGTGGACGGCCATGGGCTGGCCGCGCTCATCCGCGAGCGCCTGGGCGACGCGAGCCCCACCTTCGCCGCCCTCACCGGCTATGGCCAGCACGAGGACCGGGCGCGCAGCGAGGCGGCGGGCTTCCAGCGCCACTTCGTGAAGCCGGTGGAGCTGGCCGAACTGGTGGCGTTCCTCGAAGAGGCCCGCCGCCCGCGCCGCGGCGCCGCCTGAGACGAGGCGCTCAGCCCCGGTGGGAGCGGGGCAGGCACACCCGGAACAGCGTGCCCGTCTCCCGCGTGGAGGTCACCTGGACGTGGCCCCCGTGCGCGGTGACGATTTCATGCACGATGAAGAGGCCCAGCCCCACGCCGTTCAGTGCGTCGCCACCGTCGTCCGCGCGGGTGAAGGGTTGAAAGAGCCGGGGCAGCAGCGCGGGCGGAATGGGGTTGCCCGCGTTGGCCACCTCCAGCACCACATCCGTCCCCTCGCCGTCCGCGCGCACCTCCACGGGCACGCCCCGGGCGCCGTGCGTGAAGGCGTTGACGACGAGGTTGCCCAGAAGCTGCGCCAGCCGGTCCAGGTCCCACTCGCCCGTCAGGTCCCCGCACAGGTCCAGGTGGATGTCCCGCTCCGGGTACGCGGCGAGCAGCTCGTCCACGACGATGCGGCAGGCGTCCTCCAGGCTCATGCGCCGGCGCTGGATGGGCAGCGTGGCGCCCTGGCTCACCCGCGCATAGTCCAGCAGGTCGCGGATGAGGTGGTCCATGCGCTGCACGCTCGTGAGGATGCGGGCCGCGCGCTTGCGCTGGGGAGAGTCGGGAGCGCTGTCCTTCAATAGCAGGGCGCTGGAGGTGGCGATGGCCTGCAGCGGGTTGCGCAGGTCGTGCCCCACGATGCCCATCAGCCGGTCTCTCGTCTCGGCCTCGCGGCGCAGGGCCTCGCGCATCTCGTGGTGCGCGGTGACGTCCATGGACACCGCCACGCCCGCGAGCGGCCGCCCCTGCGCGTCGTGGACCCGCTTGGAGCTGAGGTCGAGGTGCTTCGTCGTACCGTCGCTCATGCGCAGGTGCATCGGCTCGCGCAGCACCGTCTCCCCATGCAGCAGCGAGCGCGCCAGGGGCCACTGCTCGGGCCGGTAGGGCGTGCCATCCGGCCGGTAGCCCTGGTAGGCCGCGTACCCGGGGATGCCCTCCGAGGCCACGAAGGGGTGGCCCCAGATGGACTCCACCGCCGCGTTGCCGCGGATGAGCCGGCCGCCGGGCTCGGCGATGACGACGCCCACCGGGAGCTGGTCCAACACGGCTTCCAGGAGGCCGCGCTCGGTGGCCAGCCTGTCGCGGAGCTGCTCGGCCTCCTCGCGGGCGCGACGCTCGGCCTCGTACAGGCGCGCGCGCTCCAGCGCCAGGGCGCACTGCTGGCCGAGCGACTCCATGAACTGGAGCTGCTCCGGCTCGAAGCGCTGCGCGTGCGCGAAGGAGAAGCCGAAGGCGCCGAGGGTGCGCCCGTCCACTCGCAGCGGCAGCGCGGCGAAAGCGCGGCCCAGCAGGGACGGCTCGTCCCGCAGGCCCGGGTAGTCCCGGAAGAGGTCCTCCAGGTCCGGGTACAGCATGGGCCGGCCCGTGCGAACCGCCTCGCGGTACATGACGGGCGTGTCCACGGGGAAGCGCCGCCAGGACTCCAGCACCCCCTCGGGGAAGCCGTGCGCGGCGCGCAGCTCGAAGGAGGCACCGTCCTCGCTCAGCAGCACCAGCGAGGCGGCGACGGCCTCGAGCGCCGCGGCTCCCTCGCGCACCACCACACTGGCCACCTCCTCGG contains these protein-coding regions:
- a CDS encoding SDR family NAD(P)-dependent oxidoreductase, which gives rise to MKDAETSPALPESATPAALSLDEVRRCTQLLQAMAENRRLVTELPEPEKIALLSAATRVVFPDRQTKSRLTKTLRRERKQAKQTHDREVRATTEIRSLRRAAVFNVPLLPPPPPTEGPERLLAVPRKCYVCKAEYRKLHFFYDTLCIECADFNYAKRTQRASLDGKVALITGARVKIGYQASLMLLRSGARVIATTRFPQDAAQRYLREPDFAEWSHRLHIHGLDLRHAPSVELFARHVEQTHHRLDILINNAAQTVRRPPGFYEHLLEGELRRMEELPEAARPLLAGHAACIAALNPALGAGGADAPALAPTWRSNDPAMGIHSSAALSLLPYTQEQEGDTRALFPQGRLDADLQQVDLREMNSWRMKLAEVSTAEMLEVHLINAVAPFILCGKLKPLMMRGRTTPGHIVNVSAMEGSFSRGTKTDKHPHTNMAKAALNMMTLTSAPDYAKDNIFMNAVDTGWVTDEDPALHAERKQQDLDFQPPLDIVDGAARVVDPVISSENSGEFVWGNFFKDYRHTAW
- a CDS encoding PAS domain-containing protein, encoding MTPSPSVTSLRDVIDQLLVLDRERPRQGGMLDDRGLIEKLLVTVDAAPVLLSYVDRDERYRFCNQTYERWFGVPREQVLGRSVREVLGDSAYQAALPHLRAALSGQPVRFERAMPYRDGGTRVVQADYLPHVDVDGRVAGYVGMISDITELRRGEEAGRFARQLRESEDRLRLALEGADLGTWDRELLTGHRNFSARSLELLGLSAASVLDREQLMGCVHPEDRPRVDAALRAAFDSKGDGCFRTDFRVVGPLVKEERWLSAFGRVHFDAHRRPLRIIGILQDITTSRRSRLRADRLAAVSSALSRALRPEEVASVVVREGAAALEAVAASLVLLSEDGASFELRAAHGFPEGVLESWRRFPVDTPVMYREAVRTGRPMLYPDLEDLFRDYPGLRDEPSLLGRAFAALPLRVDGRTLGAFGFSFAHAQRFEPEQLQFMESLGQQCALALERARLYEAERRAREEAEQLRDRLATERGLLEAVLDQLPVGVVIAEPGGRLIRGNAAVESIWGHPFVASEGIPGYAAYQGYRPDGTPYRPEQWPLARSLLHGETVLREPMHLRMSDGTTKHLDLSSKRVHDAQGRPLAGVAVSMDVTAHHEMREALRREAETRDRLMGIVGHDLRNPLQAIATSSALLLKDSAPDSPQRKRAARILTSVQRMDHLIRDLLDYARVSQGATLPIQRRRMSLEDACRIVVDELLAAYPERDIHLDLCGDLTGEWDLDRLAQLLGNLVVNAFTHGARGVPVEVRADGEGTDVVLEVANAGNPIPPALLPRLFQPFTRADDGGDALNGVGLGLFIVHEIVTAHGGHVQVTSTRETGTLFRVCLPRSHRG
- a CDS encoding ATP-binding protein encodes the protein MSPRPRHPRPLRWHLVRLVLGALLPVVAFSCGLFFFLARAERQSSERRVLTSARSLAEAFDSETAGSLRTLQALAASSSLDAEDVRGFRAQCERVLQTQHGWLTLILTSPEDVPLLNTSVPEGSPIPPVAEPESLTRVRETLRPLVGNLAVGRRSRQLLAVPLRVPVVRDGKLRYVLTAVLSADALREVVARQASDDIEWTRTLVDMHGIVAARTRDPARFVGQSATDSFLQRTRAAHEGVYADHSMEGEPVYAAFSHTTSGWTATVVSPRHVLDAPVRRSLLAGGLLGLAMLLLSAAGAWALSRRIGRSITDAADAADALASGAPLRVDASDVRELARLNEALVRSGHLLEAQDREREAHLEVAEAARAEAIAATQAKDAFLAMLGHELRNPLAPIVSSLEVLRLRGLAQTPEHEVIRRQLGHVVRLVDDLLDLARIVRGQMSLHRAPLELSTVVGRAVEAVTPLLEQRQHVLDVAVPAEGLPLLGDADRLTQVVTNLLTNAAKYTPPGGRLQVRAESGAEEVIFTVSDNGEGIPPELAERIFAPFVQGPRSVDRGAGGLGIGLALVSSVVTAHGGRVSVHSEGPGLGSTFTVWLPRHAAPLEAPAEPAPLPRPAVERAPLRVLVVDDNVDAAEALADLLEMSGYTVAMAHDHRQALQRLDGFTPDVAILDIGLPEVDGHGLAALIRERLGDASPTFAALTGYGQHEDRARSEAAGFQRHFVKPVELAELVAFLEEARRPRRGAA
- a CDS encoding nuclear transport factor 2 family protein, with the protein product MKKPLAACLVLLALAAPALAAPKGEEAAVLEALHSGCESFRTGNESLAAEFLADGFTLTDTSGNITTREETLTELRNKEPRYEVFRNHDMKVRLYGDTAVVNGTTSVKGVAGGKPFAAELRFTDTLVKRNGRWRIVASHVSPMPKQKEQKQGEAAPAPR